In Cyclopterus lumpus isolate fCycLum1 chromosome 5, fCycLum1.pri, whole genome shotgun sequence, the genomic stretch taaaagaaaaacaaatcatacGTTACACCCTGTATGCATGAATGCTGTCTGATAGACTAAAAGatagcacatatatatatgtatatatatatatatatatatatatatatatatatatatatatatatatatatatatacatatatacatatatatatatatatatatataattcacaaACCATTTACAAAAATGTGCCTGTGTTTAAAAACTATGGATTGTGTGGATCTTCAAGGCCTTTTTATTTTAGAGAATTAGCTCTAAACATTCTAAAATATCTTGAAAATGTTGCTTGTTTACTGCGGCTGCACATATTGGTATATATTGTGTTGGTATATGTCCATTCCTCTACAGctagagagagacaaagaaccACAACGAGAAGGGCCAGAGTTCCTCCGAGTCAAAGAGAGACTGAGAAGAACTGCAGTGTTGGAGGAAGGTGCAGGAGGAAAAGAAGTGTGATAGTTATGATTTGTGATTGTATGTTCATGTATTGTATTGAGCACAATGAGCTGTTGGGAATACGTTATTTTGTGGAGAACAGCATAGATGAAAAAACAATTGTGTTTCAGTTTGAGTAACATCATGAAGTCTACATAGCTGAGTTAGAAAGCTGGACCGTGATGACAGCTGAATGTGTCATATATGCTGCAGCCGTATAGATGTATCATTTCtcactcttctttttcctcGCAATGCAAACTGAATTCATACCTAATCTGTGTTAAGTGCATTTTTACGTGTCTGTCATGATGTGTCTTTCCACTGTTTCCATAAGATTCAATAAGATTCACATGTTTCTATGTGTTCAGTATAATAAGGAGAGACATTGTGTTATTGCACACTTTTTACAATGTGTTTATCTGGTATTCACCATTCCCTGCAagtctttgttttattcaacCATGTTGAGTCTGCTTTATTATGCTGGTGTAACATCACCAGTATTCTAGCAAAGAAATCAGGTATTTGTCTGGCAAGGTAACTGAACACTGACTATTGTGACTATTAAGACATTATTGTGTCCTgtcaaaaatatgtattcaacaATACATTTTTGCAATATTTTCTGATGACACATTGTTGTATTTCCACGGTGATGAAAAACAGgaaagataagaaaaaaaacatttacattaatttGATTATGAATGACGAGAGGTGAGGATTTCCTTTGGTCAGTAAAAGAGCACATACATCTTCTtattaaatcctatttatcagtaTAAAATATATGAAGAATACAAGAAAAATGAACATAATAGTCATTTTTGAGGCTGTAGTACGTAAGTGCTATTTggtttacattacattgtgCACATGTTCATTGCTTCCAATGTATTTTTgaaatgtaatatgacaatatgaGGAATTTGTAAAGGTGTAAAACAAGTAAAGAAAACTTTTAATTCAGTGATCTGCTTGTAATTTATGATCATCACAgtctaaatgttttactttcacATCCTAAAGTAAAGTTATTGCGTAATGACCAAACACACAATGCATAGACATGGAAGTTTAATTTCATTTCCTGCAATCAAATCTCTGTGGGTACAAATCATTGTATTTTCTTACAACTTGTTCAATAACCCATGATGCATTGCATCCATACATTTGTAGCTCAAAACAGCTTTTACAAAAAGggatatacaatatatacttatatttatatatatatataatatacatgtgTTTCTTTATGCATTTATATGTGTTTGTAATGGGTAGAATAAGCCAAGTGGAAACAAATCCCAGGTAAGGTTCAATATtaccaaaataataatagtcaGGTTATCAAAGTCATCAACGTTGGCTATCTTACAGTTAACATGGAGCCCTTCACACACAGTTTGCATATTTTCCACAATTATAGTTGTGTAAATCCAGAGTGATTGCCTTCATTTATTGTTCTATGGACCTGTAAGTATCAATGGCAGATCGAGGGAACTGGTTTTATGTGGGCATCAAAAGTTTTCATGGATTGGTTCATGATCTCTACAGCTAACTAATAATATGTCATTGTCATTGTCATTGTCTTGACAAACCTTAAAATAACAATGGCATGGGATGACTAATATCAGGATTAAAGTATTTTCAGGGAGAatctttttattcattaaatattGTGCCAAAACATCGCCACCCTTCATCTGAGTTGTATATTTTTAAGATGACAACATATCTGAATCCCCAGTAAAATATCTCCACTTCACTTTATGGCTTCAGCACTGTAGTTTATCTACCCAGGGCAACAAATGTAGAGCTCGCACATGCTGCTCCCATGGCAGACAGGTGATATACATAAAATTATATAATTGTTCGATGTTTTGTACTGTGGCTGGCACCTGCGtaaaatatgtgtatttgttctGCCTGTGTCTGGGTATCATAGAGGGATAAATAGATTCAACATAAGCAACGGCAAGAAAACAggctgaaaaaaataatattttagttgtaaataaacaaagtaCAGTTGAAATGTCACTCAGGTAGAAACTTGACCATCACAGTCAATGGAAAGGATAAGTCCACTGTGCTGTGTTGTACTTTGTCAACAACATTACTTCTGGTGTTACTCACTTCACATTATATAGCTCAAAGTTACAGTATTAcatcatttttcaatacaacatagtaataataatcatgtGTGTTTATACTAATTGATCATCATtcatgtaaacatatttaacCAGGTCATGCAAACAGTAGACCAAAACTTCTTCCACTAGAGGTGCACAGCACAGAGCAAGCGGAGAGCCCAAACTGAGATCCCGCCGACTCGGCATAAGAGACTGACGGCAGACAGATATTTAGACGCTTGTCAGAAACAGAAAAGGGAGGATGAACGTGATATAAATATGATCGTTTTCTTCCCACGCACAGTGGATTCTCAACTTAATCGCATGTTCAAAATAACTCCTCCAGAAATGATGTGAGCCCACGGAGGAAAGTCAGATTCCTGTGATTTACAGACTTACAGGGATCTCAGTTTGAGCCTCTGATAACAGAAcagatataaaacaaacaaatcaaagtcTCCTTTTgatattcatacattttgatTTCCCATTTCCCAAACAGCAGCATGCAGACACTCCAGGTCAGAACCACTTATCACCAAACCCAGTCTGAGCCAGAATATAGAGTCCATAACCCCCAGAATCACTATCAACTATtcaaaaaaaggacagaaacacttaatatgagaaaaaaagacagggtgatcaaaacagaacaaatgAGCAGGTGGCATCGGCAGTGAAGTCATGCCTTGAGATGAACTCTTTTCAACTAAACAGCTACTTGGTCAATGACTAGACCGAGTCACATTGATGGGTAAGAAGTATAAAGACATGCATGAGTAGCTGTCAGTAGTTCCCTCTAGAAAGTGTTCCCGCTTTCCTTTGTGCCCTGTCTGGACAGATTTTTGGAGAAAGCTGCCAGTAATTTAGAGTGTGAGAGCCAGATTGATGCAGACGAACAGTAATTGTGATTAGAGGTAGATTTGACAGATCATGCAAGAACAAAAATAATGGAGAAGCCTGCCTTTCGGCCACTGCCTCGTCTTTGATTCAGACCTTTATGGTAGCTAACATCCAGAGCCACATTTTGTAATGTACATGCTGTCAAATGACCCCTGTCTGCTAACACTGCACAAAGGTACAACTACATGTTAGGTTGCTAATCAGGCAGACTGGCCCTTTCTTTGAATCACTGTCCACTTGGCGCAGCGTCGCATTCTgttctgcaaaagaaaaaagtaaaatctTGTGTGTCTTGAGtcaggatgtgtttttttttttacagaggggGAGACTCACAGTATGTTTCTCCACACTGTGACAGTGACCTGCTCGCTGTGGATGTACCCTGATAACTACTCTGCATTCCTGGCCAGACTGGGCGAGCAGGCTCTGGGTGCTCCAGGGAGGCAATGTCACCGTGACAACGGGAGGGGCTCAAACGCGACTAGCGGGCCTGCAGCAGTAGGTGCAGCTTCTCAGGCTGTCCCGGTCTGTGCTGCCCTCGGTGCTTCCGCGACGGCCGTCCTCATAGTGGGACACTGGAGATTAGAGCAAAACAAGGGAGCATGTGAAGTAAAAGGGATGTTCTGGTACTCTTCAATAGGGTCCTATTCTCACAATAATGGCCATTCTGAATATGGATCGTCCTCACTTTGCACTTTCCACCTCTTTTGTTGATACTTAGGAAATTTGACACCTCCAAAACAACATATCTGACCAAGCAGCAGGAGCCACCTaaagctttacaaaataaactctaaTTTTGCAAAAGtaatttcttcctcttctctaaTTAGATGTCAATGCCTGAGGAAGATGTCTTCCTTTCTGTTCAACATTTGTCTTGGACCAGCCAAACCTGCATCCTCCTTTTCCTGATTCTGCATTTGCGTCGTATGGGATAGTTGGTAGACTTACTCAAGATAATTATATCATTGCAAAGTTGACCGCAAGATGGTTAAAATACTGTGAATATACAATGTATCACAATATCCATTACATAACAAACCCTTAAACTACATAGTATGGCATGATGCTTGTATGTGAAGAGAGCCAGACATCTGAAATAGACTGAGAGTGTTTGTTCATTCACTGATAACTtacagctctcctcctccccattcCCCagatcctcttcctcctcctcctcttcctctgggaGCAAATGTCCATGGCAGGGACTGGTGGGAGTAATCTGACTCGGTCCCTCGAGACTAGTACCCAGCTGCAACTTCCGCATGTGGCGCACCACCGCTGTGGCATTAAATGCTTGCTAcacgggcagagagagaggaaggaaaagccTGTCTGTGACTGACAGCGACTgagtgagaaacaaaatgtgtgtaCGTTGAGTAGGCTGCATGAGGATTCCTCCACGGCACTGACCTTCCATTTACTTTTGGCAAAGTTCTTCTTGATTTGAGCGCTGACAGATTCATGGATATTCTTGTCCAGAGCTGTGTCTCCGCAGATCCTGAAAAATCAACAAGAATTACAGATTATAAAGGCAGGAGTGGCACCGGGCTAAAGCTTATTCGTCTTATTATTTGTCAATTAGTAgattgacagaaaataaatcagcaaatatgttgataattgattaattgttgcAGTATTTCTTTCAAGCAAAATGACAAACTTTAGCTAGTCCCAGCATCTCTGAAGATGTTCTACTTTTCTTTGTCACAGATACAGTAATGATGGTTCTCAAACTAACACAAATTAGACACTCTTTTAGATGTGGTAATACAGAGAGTATATGAAACCCATGACCAAAATAGTCGTATATTCTGTCTGCCATTATGTTACTTTTTGGTGGAATTATAGCGACAATGAATTATTCCCCTTTTGCTGTAGTTCCATTTTTCAGTTCGGTCAATTAACTAATTGccaaataaatagatatagatagatagaagtATTTTGATTTTCTTACCATGGGTGCTGGAGGGCCTGGTCACATGTATATCTCTTCAATGACTCTTTCTCCATTAGGTGACAGATGAAGTCTTTGGCTACAAACAAAAATCAAGTTCATGGTGTAATAGTCAACTCTGATTTGTTAGTTTTCACTGTTGGATCTGCTGTGCATATTTTTTGTTATCGGTAGTACCTGAATCTGAGATGTCATCCCAATACGGAGAGTCAAATTCATACTCTGCTTTCAGAATCTGCTCGAATAACTTCGAATCGTTTTCATCATAAAATGGAGGATATCCACATAAGCTGAGGGAGCGATATTGGAACATATTAAATACTAGTACTAACTTGACATACTTCTCAGTGATGAATGAGCTCATACTTACAGAATATAAGAAATAACTCCTATGGACCAGCAGTCCACTGCTTTGCTGTATGGCTTCTGAGCGAGCACCTCAGGAGCTGtgaaacacacgcacagacaaCATTCAGGCAAAGTGGAAAATAGAGCTGAAGAGGGGCTGAATTCAAGTAATCTTGACCTTTCTGTAATAGCATGTGATCTTGGTCACGTTAAACAGGTAGAGAGCACTTGTGAAACACTTGCAATTGCCTCAGTAGTGGATGAAAGAGCTTATCACAGCGCAATGAATAAAGAGGGGATATCAGTTGAACATCAAGCGCTAAGTTCCCATGAAAGAGATCGGGGGCGGGGAGGAGAGTCCGACTGACCAGTGAAATAAAGACCTTACCCACATATCCAGGAGTTCCGCAGGCTGTGGACATGACACTGCCTGCtccctcaatctttgacagacCAAAGTCACTGATCATGATTTTGGAGTCTTCGTCCATACTGTAATACAGCAGATTCTCTGGCTGCAGATGACAAGACGAGCGATCAAAGAGGAGGGTTAGAGAAAGGGGAAGAAGAGCGTCAACTGCAAGCCGGATCGAGCTGTTTTATTTCTGCCTTCACTGAGCAATAATACCTTCAAGTCTCTGTGAACGATTCCCATATCGTGGAGATATTTGACTGCATCCAAGATCTGGTGGATGAGTTGGCTggcatctctctctgtgtagaAACCTTTCTCCACAATCCTATCAAACAACTCGCCTCCAGATACCCTGCCAGGTGAAAATCATGGTGGTTTTGTATTGAATGTGGGCTATAAGAAACACTTATGCTGTGCAGCCAAATATTGtccaatattgttttatttctagaTATATATGTTGCCAAATATCATTTTACAGAAAGTGTGAGTAAAATGATACACAAGACATCTAGAATATTTGGTGcagtaaagaaaatgtataatggctttgactttgatttttttaattgaaatagATATATGATGCACATGTGACATATGAAAATAGAATGTGGAATAAGATGGTCCTGAAAACTATTTAAGGAGAAACATGTTAACTGAATGTTAATGTAATAGAATGTTTTTAGATCCACTAGCGACATTTGTAAAGTCCCAACCCCGGAATATGCAATTTACAAATCATAAAAATAGCCAATAGTTCGAATGAACTAGACATTTTGTTGAATATAATTTTTACAGTTAAAATGCATGCTAAATGAGCCCCTTCTATTATATAATTAGCCATTGTGTAAGAGAAAGAAGTACTTACAGCTGCATGACAAGATAGAGGTGGGAAGTACTTTCAAAGATGTCCTCTAGCGTAACAATGTTGGGGTGCTTGATTCTGAGGAAGAGTAAATGGACAGAAATCGTAACAAATCTCTCATGCTTTAAATTGGTCACCAGATGGCATTCTTGCTGtgttatataaattaaaaactgTTTGAAAGGCCATGCAGTTAATTGGGATCAAAACTTTGTGTTTGCCCTCTACAAAAGTTGAAAAAGCCTCTCAGATCAACTACAGAGAGCTCTTGATACAGCGACAACCTCTTGCTAAGAAACACAATGACCAGCTGGAACCAGTAGCAAAGAACACTTTGGGATATTGTCGTTGTAGGGCTTGACAGAATATCTATCACAAATACAAATCTCACCAACTGGTTTGTTTATTGTCATGAAGCAGCCAACAGACAGTCGAGCATCTCTCTTGGCTCTCAAGTCAAGTTGACACAGCATCGCTGTAACACATCGGCAGCTGTGATTTTTCGTAGACTTTTTTTCAGATTCACTTCCTTCAAGTCTCTCGCTCTCATGACTCTCTCATTTATTTAATAGTGTCTTCAAGTATTTCACCAAACTCCACTCCTCCCATTCTGCCATATCTCTCTCCTTCTATCATACCCTACCCCCCTCTCCACTTCCacatcctctctgtctcattctcTTTCTTCAGTACACTGCTGCGGGGAACTCCACGCCATCTCCGCCTCTGTGTGCTGTTGCCCTGGCAACAGGGACACTAAAAATAGGTCTATCTTCTTTACTCCTGACATTTCCGGTGCACAATCCTACTGTTTCTACTGACACCATGCATTTAGTCACCCATGCAATTGACCCCTTGGATATATTATGCATCTGTGCATGCATTGCTGGAAGAGACTGCACTGACTAATTTGTCCCGTTGGACACAAAACACCAGCTGACGCATTGCAAGGAACCTAAGTGAcctcacctgtgtagtacagcAATCTCATTTTCGATGTTGTTCTCTTTGCCTTCCAATGCTTTCTTGGGGATGCACTTGATGGCCACCAGCCTCTGagtcctcttctcctctgctaGTACCACCTCTGAGAAAGCTCCCCTGAAACACGGACATATGCAAATGTTAGAAAAAGTAAGAGGAATATGTGTTGAGTGAAATAGACAAGATGGGAGAGTATTGTTCTTAGGCTATACGGGCCATGATAAATTTAAATTTGACTAATTTTAAGAAGGAACTTTTCATGcaaatcattttattatttgttttatttgttcagtGTAAAGGGGTGCTCTTGTTTGATTCCCACACTAAATAAAGAGCAGTAAAACTGCCTCTCAACTATCCacaaggtttaaaaaaattatctcCAAATActgtccatctgtgtgtgttagatgAATAATTCAAAATGGTGACATTACTGAGCGTTTTGGAGGGCTGAGAAAACCCTCAGGAGGTGCAGCAACAGATGCATACAGACACTTATATCACTTGTttcaacaacaaagaaatagACTATTTTTAATCTCctcaataataaatacagtaaatgtggTGTGGCTGTTTCTGAGGGAGACTCACCTGCATTATGTATTATGGTGATGGTGAGAGGCAGAATAGTGTGTATTTACACAGTCGCCCCAAAGGAGCGTGGGAGGGAGCTCAAACATTGTTGGAAACCACAAGGATCCTTTACATGTGTGTGAAACAGCACCGTCATGCAATACACAATGGCAgt encodes the following:
- the camk1a gene encoding calcium/calmodulin-dependent protein kinase type 1; this encodes MPLGEDGNGWKKKTSDIKEHYDFKEVLGTGAFSEVVLAEEKRTQRLVAIKCIPKKALEGKENNIENEIAVLHRIKHPNIVTLEDIFESTSHLYLVMQLVSGGELFDRIVEKGFYTERDASQLIHQILDAVKYLHDMGIVHRDLKPENLLYYSMDEDSKIMISDFGLSKIEGAGSVMSTACGTPGYVAPEVLAQKPYSKAVDCWSIGVISYILLCGYPPFYDENDSKLFEQILKAEYEFDSPYWDDISDSAKDFICHLMEKESLKRYTCDQALQHPWICGDTALDKNIHESVSAQIKKNFAKSKWKQAFNATAVVRHMRKLQLGTSLEGPSQITPTSPCHGHLLPEEEEEEEEDLGNGEEESLSHYEDGRRGSTEGSTDRDSLRSCTYCCRPASRV